Proteins encoded within one genomic window of Humulus lupulus chromosome 1, drHumLupu1.1, whole genome shotgun sequence:
- the LOC133804206 gene encoding glutathione hydrolase 1-like: MMVTSYTSFWHSFILVFFPLILLSTNLGSTSTSSTKHRREVIVAHHGAVATDHGRCSQIGTQVLREGGHAVDAAVAAALCLGVVSPASSGIGGGAFMNLRLASGQAHVYDMRETAPMLASENMYAGNATLKAKGSLSIAVPGELAGLHMAWKQYGKLPWARLVRPAERLARLGFKVSLYLEMQLIASKSDIFGDKGLSSVFTSNGNLLKAGDICRNKKLAQTLGKIADFGIEAYYNGSIGLNLIRDIQRAGGILTMKDLQSYQVKVKKPISVHVMGTKLLAMPPPSGGPPMILMLNILSHYGFPYGISGSLGIHREIEALKHTFAVRMNIGDPDFVNVSSVISDMLSPKFAAKLRKDINDNRTFNNPSHYGGRWNQIHDHGTSHLSVIDNQRNAVSMTTTVNAYFGSKILSPSTGIILNNEMDDFSMPANVTKGVRPPAPANFIRPGKRPLSSMSPTIVVKNNQLKAALGASGGAFIFAAVGEVLLNHFVKRMDPLTSVMAPRIYHQLMPNVVNYENWTTVIGDHFEVPAHIREALKKKGHVLQGLNGGTICQFIAQDVGKLVAVSDPRKGGIPAAF; this comes from the exons ATGATGGTAACGT CTTATACATCTTTTTGGCATAGTTTTATACTAGTTTTCTTTCCACTCATACTTCTTAGTACAAACCTTGGTTCAACGAGTACTAGTTCGACCAAACACAGACGAGAGGTAATTGTGGCACATCATGGAGCTGTTGCCACTGATCATGGCCGATGTTCCCAAATTGGGACTCAAGTTCTACGAGAGGGAGGCCACGCCGTGGATGCGGCGGTGGCTGCTGCTCTGTGTTTGGGAGTGGTGAGTCCGGCTTCCAGTGGTATTGGTGGAGGAGCTTTCATGAATTTAAGGCTAGCCAGTGGACAGGCACACGTCTATGATATGAGAGAAACTGCCCCCATGCTAGCTTCTGAG AACATGTATGCCGGCAATGCTactctgaaagctaaaggtagtCTCTCCATAGCAGTTCCAGGAGAACTTGCAGGGCTTCACATGGCCTGGAAACAATATGGAAAGCTTCCATGGGCGAGGCTCGTAAGGCCAGCTGAGCGCCTTGCTCGCTTGGGATTCAAGGTGTCATTGTACCTTGAAATGCAGTTAATTGCATCAAAATCAGATATCTTTGGAGACAAAGGACTTAGTAGTGTTTTTACATCAAATGGTAATCTCTTGAAGGCAGGTGATATCTGCCGTAACAAGAAACTAGCTCAAACACTCGGAAAGATTGCAGATTTTGGTATAGAGGCCTATTACAATGGATCAATCGGATTAAATCTGATTAGAGATATTCAGAGGGCTGGAGGGATATTGACAATGAAAGACTTGCAAAGTTATCAAGTTAAGGTGAAAAAGCCAATTTCTGTTCATGTTATGGGGACCAAATTACTTGCCATGCCTCCTCCTTCTGGGGGTCCTCCAATGATACTG ATGCTAAACATTCTTTCCCATTATGGATTTCCTTATGGAATCTCTGGATCTCTTGGGATCCATAGAGAAATTGAAgcactaaaacatacatttgctgTGAGAATGAACATTGGCGATCCAGACTTTGTTAATGTGTCTTCTGTTATATCTGATATGCTTTCTCCTAAGTTTGCTGCAAAACTAAGGAAGGACATAAATGACAACAGAACTTTTAATAATCCCAGCCATTATGGTGGCAG GTGGAATCAGATCCATGATCATGGTACCAGTCATCTATCTGTCATTGATAATCAAAGAAATGCAGTCTCCATGACAACCACAGTGAATGCATATTTTGGCTCTAAAATACTATCACCAAGTACAGGAATAATCTTAAACAATGAAATGGATGATTTCTCCATGCCAGCAAATGTCACTAAAGGTGTTCGCCCACCTGCACCGGCTAATTTTATCAGGCCAGGAAAAAGACCCTTGTCATCCATGTCACCTACTATAGTTGTAAAG AACAATCAACTTAAAGCAGCATTAGGTGCCAGTGGTGGAGCCTTTATATTTGCAGCAGTTGGTGAGGTCCTCTTGAATCATTTTGTCAAGAGAATGGATCCACTGACTTCTGTCATGGCTCCAAGGATCTATCACCAG CTGATGCCCAATGTTGTTAACTATGAGAATTGGACAACAGTGATTGGAGACCACTTTGAAGTTCCTGCACATATCAGAGAAGCCCTTAAAAAGAAGGGTCATGTCTTACAGGGTCTTAATGGTGGGACTATTTGCCAGTTTATAGCTCAAGATGTGGGAAAGCTTGTGGCAGTGAGTGATCCGAGAAAGGGTGGGATTCCTGCTGCTTTTTGA